A genomic region of Drosophila kikkawai strain 14028-0561.14 unplaced genomic scaffold, DkikHiC1v2 scaffold_10, whole genome shotgun sequence contains the following coding sequences:
- the LOC121502672 gene encoding uncharacterized protein → MDLDINKVTVAQLKKWLECLNLSTKGSKADLYSRICAIPPESRGSAPMINQVEEEQEILDEEAEGAAVEKRVKQNRTELARGMATMEELHREIEKARKVLENLQQQIDSVSLRTSDARPSGARNDMSEHNGDVCERDGERSNGAADDVRRSERDGERSEANEAERNERDASENSGNFGRNDNGQNGSSDANSGRGGRDDFSSAGFGLAKEILLDFSENMSVRAWVSQWENVARLYKLTDTQSRVLLIGKLKGSALQWLHADATRFGESTSELVDQLLLAFGGNESKAELSRKFEARLWKPTEKFAVYFEEKRRLAREVNMEDDELLDGLIVGIPAINLRNQAKLQCFENPGRMLKAFANIMLPVRAAGEKEMHNAKDELANKETRCFNCNGKGHWARDCIKSKRTPGSCYGCGAMDHMISKCPQNKKDAANNYNA, encoded by the exons ATGGATTTGGACATTAATAAAGTGACGGTGGCTCAGCTGAAAAAATGGCTAGAATGTTTAAACTTGTCGACGAAGGGATCAAAAGCTGATCTGTACTCCCGGATATGTGCGATTCCACCCGAAAGCCGAGGCAGTGCTCCAATGATAAACCAGGTGGAAGAGGAGCAAGAAATTCTGGACGAAGAGGCGGAAGGGGCAGCGGTGGAGAAGCGAGTGAAGCAGAATCGGACGGAACTGGCTCGTGGCATGGCAACTATGGAGGAGCTGCATCGTGAAATCGAGAAGGCAAGGAAGGTTCTCGAGAATCTTCAGCAGCAGATCGACAGCGTCAGTTTGAGAACAAGCGACGCGCGACCAAGCGGCGCCAGAAACGACATGTCTGAACATAACGGCGACGTGTGCGAAAGAGATGGCGAGCGTAGCAACGGTGCGGCCGATGATGTCCGTAGGAGCGAAAGGGATGGCGAGCGAAGCGAAGCGAATGAGGCAGAGAGGAATGAAAGAGACGCCAGCGAGAATTCTGGAAATTTCGGACGAAACGACAACGGGCAAAACGGCAGCAGCGACGCTAACAGTGGAAGAGGTGGTCGAGACGATTTTTCGTCAGCCGGATTTGGCTTGGCAAAGGAAATCTTATTGGATTTTTCGGAAAACATGTCTGTTCGTGCCTGGGTCTCCCAATGGGAGAATGTTGCCAGATTGTATAAGCTAACGGACACCCAGAGTAGAGTTTTGCTGATTGGAAAACTGAAAGGCAGCGCGTTGCAGTGGCTACACGCAGATGCAACCCGGTTCGGAGAATCGACGAGTGAGCTGGTAGACCAGTTACTTCTTGCGTTTGGTGGCAACGAGTCGAAAGCAGAGTTGAGTCGCAAATTCGAGGCGCGGCTATGGAAGCCAACTGAGAAGTTTGCAGTCTATTTCGAAGAAAAACGCAGGCTGGCACGAGAAGTCAACATGGAAGATGACGAGCTGCTGGACGGACTTATTGTTGGCATTCCGGCGATAAATCTACGCAATCAGGCCAAGCTTCAGTGTTTCGAGAACCCAGGAAGGATGCTTAAAGCATTTGCCAACATAATGTTGCCGGTAAGGGCTGCTGGAGAGAAGGAGATGCACAACGCGAAGGATGAGCTGGCGAACAAGGAGACGCGTTGCTTTAACTGCAACGGTAAAGGGCACTGGGCTCGAGACTGCATCAAATCAAAGAGGACTCCTGGGTCTTGCTATGGATGTGGGGCGATGGATCACATGATCAGCAAGTGCCCCCAAAACAAGAAGGATGCGGCAAATAATTAC AATGCTTGA